From Corallococcus soli, a single genomic window includes:
- a CDS encoding SAM-dependent methyltransferase has protein sequence MKTSSALHQTPATGLEPDRSDDGEPPPASGGARARVPTNDLRAYHEALAARGLARYGPGPRVHCHMGLVDRLPPPGTPAPGLRERLRASQEALLAELARAMGRFPDGGDVMDVSGGLGGGALYWAQEHRASVTAMVHVPAHEEQVRAFAHEAGMGDRVRARLYSREDLRGRACFDALIAVESACALPRADWLRAARSWLKPGGLLALADCFWVRPGAVPPSRNAWRAHLGSVSGFLTAAQEAGLELEVHDDVSARAVGFWTLTSELLVHEHMAQAPADARSLRAALNAVRVESQRDHLWLQQGLLDGGLEYALLVLRREA, from the coding sequence ATGAAGACCTCGAGCGCCTTGCACCAGACGCCCGCCACCGGGCTCGAACCGGACCGGAGCGACGACGGCGAACCGCCTCCGGCCAGCGGCGGCGCGCGCGCGCGGGTGCCCACGAACGACCTGCGCGCCTATCACGAAGCGCTGGCCGCGAGGGGACTGGCCCGCTACGGCCCGGGGCCCCGGGTGCACTGCCACATGGGGTTGGTGGACCGGCTGCCCCCGCCCGGTACGCCAGCGCCCGGGCTGCGCGAGCGGCTGCGGGCCTCGCAGGAGGCGCTGCTCGCGGAGCTGGCGCGCGCCATGGGCCGCTTCCCGGACGGCGGCGACGTGATGGACGTGAGCGGCGGCCTGGGCGGCGGCGCGCTGTACTGGGCCCAGGAGCACCGCGCGTCGGTGACGGCGATGGTGCACGTGCCCGCGCACGAGGAGCAGGTGCGCGCCTTCGCGCACGAGGCGGGCATGGGCGACCGCGTGCGGGCCCGGCTGTACTCGCGGGAGGACCTGCGGGGCCGCGCGTGCTTCGACGCCCTCATCGCCGTGGAGAGCGCCTGCGCCCTCCCCCGCGCGGACTGGCTGCGCGCCGCGCGAAGCTGGCTCAAGCCGGGCGGCCTGCTGGCGCTCGCGGACTGCTTCTGGGTGCGGCCCGGCGCGGTGCCTCCCTCCCGGAACGCCTGGCGCGCGCACCTGGGCAGCGTGAGCGGGTTCCTCACCGCCGCGCAGGAAGCGGGCCTGGAGCTGGAGGTGCACGACGACGTGTCCGCGCGCGCGGTGGGCTTCTGGACGCTGACGTCGGAGCTGCTCGTCCACGAGCACATGGCCCAGGCCCCCGCGGACGCGCGGAGCCTGCGCGCCGCGCTCAACGCCGTGCGGGTGGAGTCCCAGCGCGACCACCTGTGGCTGCAGCAGGGGCTGCTGGATGGCGGCCTGGAGTACGCGCTGCTGGTGCTCCGCCGCGAAGCCTGA